One genomic region from Campylobacter concisus encodes:
- a CDS encoding TRAP transporter large permease: MTIAFLFILLFALMLIGVPVAVSLGTSTVLTMIFFTDIDIATIPQLIFDGINKFSLMAIPMFILAGNLLSKGGSARRIIDFAKSMVGHLPGGLPMSAIFACIIFAAVSGSSPATVVAIGSIMFAAIKEAGYPKEYAVGGITTAGSLGILIPPSVVMIVYGVTAEVSIGKLFMAGVVPGLMLGAFMLVQTYVGAKKLGFKATKAEPFKVRVQKFTKAFWALLIVVVVIGGIYGGIFTPTEAAAASAVYALFISLFIYRDIKIKDLWDICLDSALTTAMIFFIIANAVVFAYLLTSEQIPQAIASMILDANIGMIGFLIFVNILLFIMGQFMEPSSVIMIMVPLLLPIATQLGIDPIHFGIILVVNMEIGMVTPPVGLNLFVASGLTNMNLKEVIMACLPWTLTLFFGLILVTYIPQISLWLPNIMYGH, translated from the coding sequence ATGACAATAGCATTTTTATTTATCCTACTTTTTGCACTAATGCTAATAGGCGTGCCTGTGGCTGTTTCACTGGGAACTAGCACTGTTTTAACGATGATATTTTTTACAGATATCGACATCGCTACGATCCCACAGCTAATTTTTGATGGTATCAATAAATTTTCGCTAATGGCGATCCCGATGTTTATCTTGGCTGGAAATTTACTAAGTAAAGGTGGCTCAGCAAGACGTATCATCGACTTTGCAAAGTCTATGGTCGGACACTTGCCTGGCGGCTTGCCTATGAGTGCGATATTTGCCTGCATCATCTTTGCAGCGGTCTCTGGAAGCTCACCTGCGACGGTTGTAGCGATAGGCTCAATTATGTTTGCAGCGATAAAAGAGGCCGGCTATCCAAAAGAGTACGCAGTGGGCGGCATAACTACAGCTGGCTCGCTTGGAATTTTGATCCCACCTTCAGTTGTTATGATAGTTTATGGCGTAACTGCTGAGGTAAGTATTGGCAAGCTCTTTATGGCTGGTGTTGTGCCTGGTCTTATGCTTGGAGCTTTTATGCTAGTTCAAACTTATGTTGGCGCAAAAAAACTTGGCTTTAAAGCAACTAAGGCTGAACCATTTAAAGTAAGAGTGCAGAAATTTACCAAAGCATTTTGGGCGCTTTTGATCGTTGTTGTGGTCATCGGCGGAATTTATGGAGGTATTTTTACTCCGACAGAAGCTGCTGCGGCAAGTGCAGTCTATGCGTTATTTATCTCACTTTTTATCTATAGAGATATAAAGATAAAAGATCTTTGGGATATCTGCCTAGACTCGGCTCTTACAACAGCTATGATATTTTTCATCATCGCAAACGCTGTTGTTTTTGCATATTTGCTAACTAGCGAGCAGATCCCTCAAGCTATCGCTTCGATGATACTTGACGCGAATATCGGTATGATAGGATTTTTGATATTTGTAAATATCCTGCTCTTTATTATGGGTCAGTTCATGGAGCCTTCAAGCGTTATCATGATCATGGTTCCACTCTTGCTTCCGATAGCTACGCAGCTTGGCATAGATCCGATACATTTTGGTATTATCTTAGTTGTAAATATGGAGATAGGCATGGTGACTCCGCCTGTTGGACTAAATTTATTTGTCGCAAGCGGTCTTACAAATATGAACTTAAAAGAGGTCATCATGGCATGCTTGCCGTGGACACTCACTTTATTCTTTGGCCTTATCTTGGTTACTTATATACCACAAATTTCTCTTTGGTTGCCAAACATAATGTATGGACATTAA
- a CDS encoding TRAP transporter small permease, whose product MKSFFNVLDIAIASLNKTIAVVGLASGTLLAFANVMARYFFDKSWSWASELSNYLFIWSAFFAAAYGFNKGIHVSVTILVEKFPPALAKVCLLFSHILTTVFLIFIAVYSIDYLKILHEIEQMIIDLGIPQWVPMLVLPIAFVTASYRSTEKAIKVALTPAENVVSNEAHELAHGSVVKD is encoded by the coding sequence ATGAAGAGTTTTTTTAATGTCCTTGATATAGCGATAGCCTCACTAAATAAAACTATCGCAGTAGTCGGGCTAGCTAGTGGAACATTGCTGGCCTTTGCAAATGTTATGGCTAGATATTTTTTCGATAAAAGCTGGTCATGGGCGAGTGAGCTATCAAACTATCTATTTATATGGTCGGCGTTTTTTGCCGCAGCATATGGCTTTAACAAGGGCATTCACGTGAGCGTAACTATCTTGGTGGAGAAATTTCCACCAGCGCTCGCGAAAGTATGCCTGCTCTTTTCACACATCTTAACAACTGTCTTTTTGATATTTATCGCAGTTTATTCGATTGATTATCTCAAAATTTTGCATGAGATCGAGCAGATGATAATAGACCTTGGCATACCTCAATGGGTCCCTATGTTAGTGCTTCCAATAGCCTTCGTTACAGCTAGCTACCGCTCGACTGAAAAAGCCATAAAAGTAGCTCTAACGCCTGCAGAAAATGTCGTAAGCAACGAAGCACATGAGCTAGCTCATGGTAGCGTAGTCAAAGATTAA